A stretch of Heptranchias perlo isolate sHepPer1 chromosome 1, sHepPer1.hap1, whole genome shotgun sequence DNA encodes these proteins:
- the tmem128 gene encoding transmembrane protein 128, with product MAEDTEGMLRFRRGRIQPEAFTGEAPRPAAGDLEDEEERKKEKPLPRFNMHSVFWILSSIAVTYYVEFFSTIKTDYRIEGHLATDN from the exons ATGGCGGAGGACACCGAGGGGATGCTGCGGTTCAGGAGGGGCCGGATTCAGCCAGAAGCGTTCACAGGGGAGGCCCCGCGGCCGGCGGCAGGAG ATTTAGAagatgaggaggaaaggaagaaggAAAAACCACTTCCTCGATTTAATATGCACTCTGTATtctggattttatcttcaatcgcAGTGACGTATTATGTTGAATTTTTTTCCACAATTAAAACAGATTACCGAATAGAAGG GCACCTCGCTACTGATAATTAG